The genomic window catctctctgtctccctctctccatctctctgtctccctctctccatctctctgtctccctctctccatctctctgtctccctctctccatctctctgtctccctctcttcatctctctgtctccttccctctctctgtctccctctctccatctctctgtctccctctcttcatctctctgtctccttccctctctctgtttccctctctccatctgtctccctctctccctccacccccagagagaggtagagggaggaggtCAGCCGTGCCTCATACACCCACCAGGGGGACACCCCACTGGGCTGGCCTTCTCCAGGGCGGGAGTCATGGCCCCGCCCCCGAACACAGCCACCCACAGCTTGCTGTTGAGGGGGTGGGCCAGGACGCGGAACAGCTCGTTGCTGGAGTGCGTGGCGAGGCCGTGGACGAACAGGCTGAGGAAGACGGAGGACAGGATCTCACACAGCAGCACGGCCACGCTCGGCTGGACGTCCTCCCCCGCAGAGCTCAGCAGCCGCACCAGAGACGCCatgcctggggggagggagggagggaggggaaggagacagggagggagggaggaaggaaggaaggagaagaaaggtagggagaggagtaaggagacagggagagagagaggaggaaggagacagggagagagaggaggaaggagacagggagagagaggaggaaggagacagggagagagagaggaggaaggagacagggagagagaggaggaaggagacagggagagagaggaggaaggagacagggagagagaggaggaaggagacagggagagagagaggaggaaggagacagggagagagagaggaggaaggaaacagggagagagaggaggaaggagacagggagagagaggaggaaggaaacagggagagagagaagaggaggggcagtgggaggtggatggagagatgaagggagggaggggagcggggagaggaggagaaagacagcAAAGATGGGACAGTCAAACTGAACCTCAGAGCAGTGAACAGCATGCGTTTCACTCATCCAGTGGGAGAGTGAAGACGGTGAGGGGGTCTGGGGCGAGGTGTACCTGGCCACTGggcggggggggtgttgggCAGGAGGGTGCCCCCCAGGCTGGTGGTCCTGGGGGGGGCCGTGGGGCACAGCAGCTCACTCTGGTACACCATGCCCGTGAACTGGTTCACATGactgcaaacaaacaaacaacaacaacatgatgATTCCACTTCTTGGGGGGGTGTCATTCATTAGGTTTTGaattttttaaaccttttaaAAAGGTTTATAGTCTAACAAttgatttctccctctctttttcatcctcttaaaaaaaagaattccgTGCGGGTGTTTGGGTGAAAAAGACCTTTCGCTGTACGGTTAAAAGCTGTGAGTTACCCACCTAGCTGAGAGTAAATACATCATGCTGGCCTGTTCTACATTCTTCAAACATTTACAGAAACCGAGTTTCAGAAACTCAAGAGGTCTTTCTTCGTAAAATTAGAATCCATCTGCACCCATGAAATGCTGATAGGACAGCCTCACGACTCCATGACTACAGTAAGTAGTACAGTGTAACCCTCTGGTTACAGTCAAGAACTCAACAGCAGATGTATGGATGATGCCCTGAACCTCATCCCCACATCAAAGAGCTCTCGCTTaatggggagaggaagaggaggggagagagggggatgggaggacggagatgaggaggaggaggaggagaaagaggaagaggagaggaggaggaagaggaagaggaggaggagaggaacaggaagaggaggatagggCCCAGGGACAGCAGAGGCATGAAGGGTTGTGTTGGATGGCGACTCACTAACCACATAATAAGACTAATACCACTCTATATTGTTCTCACTAACAGGCCAAATCCACTGCTAAACTTCCCTCCTGGCAGATATATCCAAGCCTGTGGTTAATatggtggcgtgtgtgtgtgtgttctggtgaaAGCCAGAGCAGGTTAGAGGAGAAGGATCGTAGTGATGTCACTAACACTGACTGCCGTCCCCTGACCTGCATAGCACCTCTccgatgtcacacacacaatataaccGTGGAAACACTTCAGCAAACCTTCCCCCAAATTCTCTCTTACACGGGCAAAACATCGACTTCCCAGGGGGTTAATTAGCATAACAAAGAACGTGTTAAATTAGAAGAAGAAGCTAATTTGGTCTGACTGCTGCGTCTGTGTGCACAGGAGGGgtgcggcgtgtgtgtgtgtgtggtgagaagcAAAGCAGGAAAACAGGGGCTTCTCACTAAACAAAGAGCCCTACCAAGTCAACAATATTAGGGCTGGCTGagggcgcagacacacacacacacacacacacacacaagtttaaaGCATCTTTAAAACATCCCCCTTAATCAtcaactcttctctctctccattcctccagcAGATgggctcacctgtgtgtgtgcccagcacacagacactggtagatgcaggcagacagggaggcagcCAGGCTGTGCATCACGTAGATCTGCAGCGGTCAGAACAGTCAGAACAGAACCAGTCAGAACAGGAGCAGTCAGAACAGGAGCAGTCAGAACAGGAGCAGTCAGAACAGGAGCAGTCAGAACAGGAGCAGTCAGAACAGGAGCAGTCAGAACAGGAGCAGTCAGGACAGGAGCAGTCAGGACAGGAACAGTCAGAACAGGAGCAGTCAGAACAGGAGCAGTCAGAACAGGAGCAGTCAGGACAGGAGCAGTCAGAACAGGAGCAGTCAGGACAGGAGCAGTCAGAACAGGAGCAGTCAGAACAGGAGCAGTCAGAACAGGAGCAGTCAGAACAGGAGCAGTCAGAACAGGAGCAGTCAGGACAGGAGCAGTCAGAACAGGAGCAGTCAGAACAGGAGCAGTCAGAACAGGAGCAGTCAGAACAGGAGCAGTCAGAACAGGAGCAGTCAGAACAGGAGCAGTCAGAACAGGAGCAGTCAGGACAGGAGCAGTCAGAACAGGAGCAGTCAGAACAGGAGCAGTCAGAACAGGAGCAGTCAGGACAGGAGCAGTCAGAACAGGAGCAGTCAGAACAGGAGCAGTCAGAACAGGAGCAGTCAGAACAGGAGCAGTCAGAACAGGAGCAGTCAGAACAGAACCAGTCAGAACAGGAGCAGTCAGGACAGGAGCAGTCAGAACAGGAGCAGTCAGAACAGGAGCAGTCAGGACAGGAGCAGTCAGAACAGGAGCAGTCAGAACAGGAGCAGTCAGGCTCCCCATGCAAAACCATCCCTCAGGACCAGTCCTGCTCACAGTTACATCATCACATGACAACAAACTcatcattctttatttctttatgTATGTAATACtggtctctccatctgtctgtagACCGAGAGACTAAAAGGATCATggtttatgatgtgtgtgtgtgtgagacctcgTTGTTGACCAGgtcggggtgagggggtgaatcCAGGGCGTTGATGGTGTGCAGGATGTCGTGGGTCAGGTTGGTCAGGTGGACGATGGGATTGGCTACCACGGTTTTGGCGCTGGCAGTACAAGCCAataggagagggatggagtggtGGTGTGGACTGGGAGCCATCGCTGATTGGACACTGTCGTCCTGGAGACGCAAGATAGGGGAGGAACGAGGGTGTCACATgtggatacgcacacacacacacaacacacacacagaggacacatgcacacacctctgACAGCTGCACAAATACACGttgaaaagacacacacacatgcagaaggaAAACACATCAAGTAAACAAACAACAGGAAGGAGACGTCAGGGTGTAAccagctgaggtgacagagaggagcagagagctgCTGGGATGGGGAACAGCAGCCAGACATTCAGGCTGAGGCAGGGGTAGCTGtcatcctgtatgtgtgtgtgtgtgcgtgtgtctgtgtgtgtgtgtggtgtgtggtgtgtgtgtggtgtgtgcgtgtgtctgtgtgtgtgtgtggtgtgtgtgtgtgcgtgtgtgtgtgcgtgtgtgtggtgtgtggtgcgtgtggtgtgtgtgtgtggcgtgtgtgcgtgtgtgcttgtgtgtgtggtgtgcgtgtgcgtggtgtgtggtgtgcgtgtggtgtgcgtgtgtgcttgtgtgtgtgtgtgtgcggtgtgtgtgtgtgtgttacctgctgggACTCCTGCAGCAGCAGGATAAGCTCCATGCGTACGGAGGCCAGCCCTCCCCCATGGGAGCCGTGCAGACTGCAGTAGCTCAGGAACATCCTCAGCAGGGGCTGGTTCCTCTGGAGCCACAGCCTCCGGGTCCTGCCCCggccctccccagcctcccccctctcgtctcccccggctccctccccctccagggcctggtcctggtccaggaCCAGGCAGGGTGTGTAGTTGCAGACGCTCCTCAGTGctgccacctccctctccagccagaGGCACAGCTGGTGCCTCAGCTTGCCCCCGTCCAGCTCCGAGCCGCTGGCCAGCGTCCGCAGCTCCGCCGTCAGTATCTTCAGGCAGGCGCCGAACTTCAGCTGGGCCGCCAAGATGTCGTCTGACGCTGCCACGACGACGGCATCGTCATCGTCGGGGGTGACGGAGGTTTCCGTCGACGGGGAGACGGAGTCCTGGAGCACGACGGGGGTGTTATTAGCATCCCCTCGTTCCTCGACGcagccccccccttcctcctcatcatcatcccactTCAGGTCCAGGGGTTCTGTCGGGGCCAAGCAGGGTTGGCTCCAGTCAAAGCTCAGCACCGATTCCGACCGGCTGACCGACAAGCTGCCAGACAGAGACTCCGTCCCGTTCACAACCGGCTGGGACCAATCCAGCTCCGAGGCCTGCTCCCTCCTCGAAGCCTCCCCCTCGCCTGACCCCGCGCCCGGCTCCGAGGCTCCGGAGGCGGGGTGGTCCTGGCTGAGGAGCACCCTGGAGCGGGTGTGGGCCTTGGGCATCTTGGAGAGCACCTCCAGGGCCAGCATGGGGCAGCccgcctgcaggtgtgtgtgggccgCCGTGAAGAACAGCTTCCTCTCCAGCAGGGTGATGGAGTCGAGCCGGCGGCCCTGCGCCGTCAGGCCCCCGCGGGCGCGCTCAGACGAGCCCAGGTGGCGGCGGAGCAGCAGGGGGTGGGTGCGGAGGAAGGTGTAGAAGTTAAACACCTCCGGGTTGCAGGGAGACATGGACGACACACCTGCAAGGACACACAGCGTTATACTGACACAGTAACCAGAGAGAACCACAGTGTGGGTGtactgttcctgtgtgtgtgttgttcctgtgtgtgtgtgtactgttcctgtgtgtgtactgttcctgtgtgtgtgtgtgtgtgtgtgtgtgtgtgtactgttcctgtgtgtgtgtgtgtgtgtgtgtgtactgttcctgtgtgtgtgtgtgtgtacccatgcTGCTGGCAGGCTGCTCCAGCAGGGTTTCCAGGGCGTGGCTGTAGTCCTCCAGTACCCAGAGGGCCATGCTGCGCAGGAAGGGGTCTGGGTGGGGAGCCATCTTGGTCCCACGACACGGAGCAGGGAGAAGAAACAGCTGCTGTTAGCCCCTTCTGCACCCTTCTGACTGATCAAGTATCATCGTATCCAGGGGGAGGGTGACCCTGTCAGCAGTAAgaccctgcttcctgtcaggGGTCAGCGTGGAGGCCTACCTGCGTGTCGCGGCCCAGCACGTGTCTGTGGAGGATGCGTTTGTACGTGGAGGCCGTCTCGAACTCAGACTCGTACAGCCTGGCGATGACCAGAGCCAGCTGCAAGTcctgcagcttctccacacacacctggggaacCACGGCAACAGCACCGctcagcttcctgtctgtgggCCAGTCTCAATAGGCTGGAGAGGTGTCCTCTATGTGGGCCAGTCTCAATAAGCTATACACAGTACTGCATTGTATAACTATATACTGCATATATCCTGCATTATAGAAGCACATACTTCATGTACCCTGCACAAACTCTATGCTGCAATTATCCTGCTTGTTCCTAGCTGTCAGCTCACCTCCACGGCGTCCCTGAGGGAGCCAGCCAATAGGAAGAAGGCGGCAGCGTGCTGGAAGCGCTGCTTTCCCAGGAGGGAGAAGGCGTTCTTCAGCGCCGCCTTCCTCCAGCGCTCCTCGCTGAAGTTGTTGCTGAAGAAGGCTGTCATCTTGGAGTTGTTCTGAGACCTGTGAGGAGGCACAACAAAGAGAGACGTCAAGACGCGCTAGGAGGTGACAGGAGCGCAGCTCAGCTCGTCTACAGggggcagaggtgtgtgtgtgtgtgtgtgtgtgagaacgagagcatgtgtgcatgagtgagtgagacagtTTGAGTAGATGTGAGCGTGcgcatgtttgtgtgaaagaatgagggaaagagaggaatagaaagcgggagagaaagagaaagagaggacagagagggagagagagacaaagagagacggagagagagagacggagagagagagacagagagggagagagagagagacagagagggagagagagagagacagagagggagagagagagagacagagagagagagagacacagagagagagagagagagagagagagagagagagagagagagagagagagagagagagagagagagagagagagagggagagggagagggggggaggatgtacagtgtgacagagaggcagagtgcGTTTGCAGTCGTACCTGTACAGACCCCAGACCACTGCCTTCTTCTTCATAGCCAGATAGAAGACGGCTGCATCCAGAGGATCGTTGTTCCTTTGAAAAGACACCTTGGCAACCTGACGCAccatgacaacaacaacacaaacagcAGTGTGAAGTCGCAGGTATGTCTTATGTAGGTCATGCATTGATCAGAAAAGTACTAACTTTTAGACTTGACAAGGAGATGCTAACTCTCTCCTTGCTGTTGACacctccctcgctctgtcttATGTCAGGTGCATCAATACATAAACATCACCTCTGATCATCTACTCTAACTGCATGTTATATAAACCCTGCACTAACATGTTGTTATCTAAACCCTGTactacctacctacccacccacacacacacacacacacacacacacacacacacacacctctacatgtCTAAATcttatcttacatttacatttagtcatttagcagacgctcttatccagagcgacttatagtaaagtacagggacattacccccgaggcaagtagggtgaagtgccttgcccaaggacacaacgtcatttggcagagccgggaatcgaaccggtaaccttcagattactagcccgactccctaaccgctcagccacctgactccccttatcTAGATGTCATCATCTCTAGCGTCGTCCCCTGACCTTCTCGATGCAGCGCCGCAGCTTGTCCCCGCTGCGGAGCCACCAGCCCAGGCCCATTGAGCAGAGCTCCGCCCAGGACGGGTCCCCTCTCTGCAGCCCCGGCAGCAAGcccaccagctcctcctccgcctccgagTGGAACGCCCACGCGTAGTGACAGGTggagaggcctggggggggagggaggggggaggggggagaggagaggggggaggggggagaggagagaagaggagaaaggggaaatggggaaggagagagagaaagaggcagtgaGGATGGTAAGTGAGTGAGTTAacaagacacagaaacacacacacacacacactgagcacacacacacagtgtctgtgGGCCTACCCTGGAGGAGCAGCGGTGAGCGGTgagcagggggcagggaggtgagcaGGAAGGTGTGGAGCCTCACAGCCAGCAGGAACTTCAGACCGCACTCATCCAACGTCTCTCCACCTGGGCACGCCacaacatgtttttgtttgacATCTCAATCACATATTTTAAAACCTGTTCTAATCGAATATTAATCCGAACCCTGTTCTTATTTAATGTAAATCTAAAAACCTGTTCTAATTTTATAATCTAAACCCTATTCTAATCTAATGCTAATCTGAACCCTaatctggggagtcaggtggctgagcggggagtcaggtggctgagcaattagggaagcgggctagtaatcagaaggttgccagttcgattcccggccatgcaaaaatgacgttgtgtccttgggcaaggcacttcaccctacttgcctcgggggggtatgtccctgtacttactgtaagtcgctctggataagagctaaatgactaaatgtaatctcCCTGCGTTCCTCTGACCTTTGCTCTTGGCCTGGCAGGCGCGCAGGTCGGTGCTGGTGGAGGCGATGGTGTCGGCCAGGGCCATGAGGGACATCTGCTCCATGCGAGTGAGTCCAGGCAGGCTGGAGTGCAGCAGGTGGCTGGAGAGCACCTGGGCGTGCTCCGGCCCGAAGAAGGCGGGGCTGTACCTGGACAGGTCGATGACCTTCGACCCCGCGTCCTCGCCCTCGCCGTCCAGGGGGTCCAGGTCGGCGCCGGGGGGCGCGTGGAAGAGCTCGTCGTAGGCGTCCGTCTGGCTGGAGCCATGGCCGCTGTCGCCGCTGACACTGCCCCGCTGGTCtactggggaggggggcggagtcAGAGAAGACACTCTCATCCAATGGGGGTAAGGGattgaagaggggaggagaaggctgtgtggggaggagggggaaaggggagacgaggggggtagggagggagatgggggaatagggagagagtaggggtgGAGACCTACCAggcttggaggaggaggaggaggaagaggaggaagaggaggagagacctacCAGGCTTGGAGCTTGTCTCCTGATCAGCCGCCAGCAGGGCGTAGAGGGGCAAGGGGGGGATGGAGTCGATCTCTGTGTAGTCGGAGGCGGAGCTCTCGGCCTTGCTGAGGAAGCGGGAGTCGCGAGCCGTGCTGCCGCCGGCGCTGATTGCCCGGGACCGGAGACGTCGCTCCTGACTGGTGGAGCTGTCTCTAAGGGCAACAATCTCCCCAGCGATGCACTTCACCAGGTGAGAGAGGATGGCCTTCGCCCTGTGCACCTGCAACAGCATGTTGGATCCAATGAAATGCACGTCATTTTATGATTTATTTAGCTGCTTTGCCTTCTTGAGTTGATAGCTGATTAGTGATTGTGTGTTCCTACCTTGCCCAGGTCCATGAGTTCCAGCAGCTGGATTGGGTGGTACTGGggcagagtgggggagaggtggtgcGCTGCCTCAAACAGCCCGCAGTCCTCCATCTCCACGGGCAGGTCGTACGCTGTCTTCTTCCCACTCAGCTTCTGGGCCAGGCTGGTCATGGAGCGTGTCAGCGCCCTCCTGGGCGgggccagcccctcctcctggctctgctggagggtggaggggatggacgAGGAGCTGCCCCTGGCGTCTGGGGCGGGTGGAGGCCTGGAGGGGGGCTGCCACTGGGAATACACGTGCATCTCACAGTCCATCCCCACCACCAGGATGCCGTCCCGGACCCAGGACAGGCACACGGGCACAGGGAGGGAGCCCTCCACAGACGACACCAGCTCCACGGAGCGCAGCAGGACCATCCGGGCAGGGCTGTGGCTGGGCCTGTCCGCCCCAGACAGGCCCAGCTCTGGGGGCTTCCCAGACAGCAGGCCGTACATGTAGAGCCTGGAGCCCACCCCCACCGTCAGGATGTGGGAGCCGTCCTCCCTGGAGACCCAGTCCAGGTGGACCAGGGGCCCCCCACCGAGGCCCTCCTGGCAGGAGGGGGCCAGGTCCGgggggggcaggtccggggggctGTCTGGAGGGACGTGGATGGTGTTGTTGATGaggatgttgttgttggaggGAGTGTGGTCAGAGTCTTCCAGAGTCAGAGTCTGTTCTAGAACCCACTGGGAACCTCCCGTGGACTCGCACTGGAAGATCTCCACGTGGACCAGAGGCGCcctgaggctggggttgaggctacGGCTGAGGTCGGAgttggggctggggtaggggctggggctgcGGTCAGAGGTGAGGTTTAGACAGAGGTGAGGGTTGGAGCTGGGGTTAGGGGCGTGGCTCAGGATGGCGTACGGTGACGAGGTGctcgggggaggggaggagggggtgtgtcgGTACGCCACGGCCAACCGGCTCGTGTGACAGCAGCTAACCTCCACTGGTCGACCCGACACGCTCACCGCACTGCTATTGGCCAGCCCTTCCTCCACCAGCAGAGGCCATTCCTCCCATTGGTAGGTGAGGTCCGGGGAGGCCAGAGGCTCCGCCCCCGTGACGCTGCAGCGCCAGAAGCGTACCtggttgtcggaacaggaagtggcgaTGAGGTAGGGGGCGCGGCCggctggctggagggaggaggcactTAGGTGACCTGGAACACAAGATCACCTGAGTGATCACCTGAGCCTTCAACAACCATGGGGGGATTTAGgcttgacatgtgtgtgtgtgtgctctgggtgtgtgtgtgtgagtgcagaccTGCAGAGAGCGTGGCGGTGAGGACCtgcacccctgtgtgtgtgctctgggtgtgtgtgctctgggtgtgtgtgtgtgagtgcagaccTGCAGAGGGCGTGGCGGTGAGGACCtgcacccctgtgtgtgtgctctgggtgtgtgtgtgtgtgtgctctgggtgtgtgtgtgtgtgtgtgtgctctgggtgtgtgtgtgtgagtgcagaccTGCAGAGGGCGTGGCGGTGAGGACCtgcacccctgtgtgtgtgctctgggtgtgtgtgtgtgagtgcagaccTGCAGAGGGCGTGGCGGTGAGGACCtgcacccctgtgtgtgtgctctgggtgtgtgtgtgctctgggtgtgtgtgtgtgtgtgtgctctgggtgtgtgtgtgctctgggtgtgtgtgtgtgagtgcagaccTGCAGAGGGCGTGGCGGTGAGGACCtgcacccctgtgtgtgtgctctgggtgtgtgtgctctgggtgtgtgtgtgtgagtgcagaccTGCAGAGGGCGTGGCGGTGAGGACCtgcacccctgtgtgtgtgctctgggtgtgtgtgctctgggtgtgtgtgtgtgagtgcagaccTGCAGAGGGCGTGGCGGTGAGGACCTGTATCCCCGGGGGTAGGCTGACGTCCTGGCTGCAGAGGCGCTGGGTGGACAGGGACAGGCGGCGGGCGCTCTGCAGGTTGGAGGTGCAGCAGGGCCGCCTCCCTCGCGCCGCAGGAGGGCTGAAGCTGAACGAGCCCTTCTGGGGAGACGAGCCCGGAGCAGGGGCCTCCTCTGGAGGAACATCACACTGGGGTCACTAAAGCTGGGGTCACTAAAGCTGGGGTCACTAAAGCTGGGGTCACTAAAGCTGGGGTCACTAAAGCTGGGGTCACTAAAGCTGGGGTCACTAAAGCTGGGGTCACTAAAGCTGGGGTCACTAGTATCACTGCTGTACAGCTGGTATCACTAATGAATGTATTGTACAACTAGAACAGATGCTGGAGTCATCATGCTAGATTTGTCGTTGATACAGCAGGTACAAACAGAGTTTTGTTTATGTGTTGTAGCTTGTACACTAATAATCCCTTCAAAGTGTTGCATGGTTGAAACTTAATTCTTTTGAAAGGTATTGATCCgtttttgtgttgtagttcatTCACACTTGCCAGTATACTTATAATTTATAAGTCATGtgttatatttattttaactgtATTGTTTACAGTTACTGTGGGTTGCACAGTTTCCTCACTGCGTTTGAAAGTATTTTTGGACCGTGTGCAGGTTCTGGTCCGTAACCATGGTGACGGGGCAGGGTGTATCTGAGTGCTGGTGCGTACCCATGGTGACAGGCAGAGCGTCCAGCTGCAGGTGCCACatgtgcaggagagacttgCCTGTCTGGGtcagctccaccaccaccaggaaGAACCTGGCACAGaagactgccacacacacacacacacacacacacacagagagagacacacacacacagagagagagagacatacacacacacagagagagagagagagagagagagacacacacacacagacagagagagagagacacacacacagacagagagagagagagagagacacacacacagacagacagacagagagagagagagagagagagagagagagagagagagagagagagagagagagagagagagagagagagagagagacacacacacagacagagagagagagagagagagagagagagagagagagagagagagagagagagacagacacacacacacagaaagagacacacacacagagaaacagacacacaca from Osmerus eperlanus chromosome 28, fOsmEpe2.1, whole genome shotgun sequence includes these protein-coding regions:
- the dmxl1 gene encoding dmX-like protein 1 isoform X2, coding for MNLHQVLTGAVNPGDNCFSVGNINNQPFTAYASGCDVVILGSDFERLQIIPGAKHGNIQVGCVDCSLQGGQIAASYGSIVCIFQPVLLQSDRTSTKPSYQWQRRERILLQSAARNLAWHPAGTHLLTGSTSLQLWSCRDDSEEEEEEEEEDRGQTGLTSGDEGQKAGMTISDSHSSWRCIWNCRTASPVHLMKFSPDGEFFATAGQDDCLVKVWYSTSKWQAGVSKLFSPPEPGSHHGDLDLSFVYLAHPRSVTGLSWRKTSRYMPRGSVCNVLLTCCKDSVCRLWAETLLPGDSLLSGHHSDPLLATATGRKASSSARTQNKKSQELNLQESWRVSGLRGVAQPSLTGCLPHQAGRHHAHKTTAPPHANGLCHFHIAASINPATDIPLLPSISSLCGADEEEPGGPFTVHWLNNKELHLTLAMEVFLQQLRGSLEGQASDHTHREDVDASEDDPGRGPPSEEAGAGAGAGAPLQPPALAVEHHVEVLLDEWSRAADMLFSIHPMDGSLLVWHVDWLDEFQPGMFRQVQVSFVSRIPVAFPTGDANSLSRSVVMYACNKNVDLAIQHGRRRPARSLPRSSSTLISYGGQAKAPPSAGSRLSIFTPNVLMISTHADGSLNQWAVSFAEDSAFSTVLSVSHVWRYCGHRFHLNDLACHPLLPLLLTTSHHNALRTPDTDALLAAPEEGGPPRGGRPSRASLGVSRDPSAIYSELVLWRVDPVGPLSFSGGVSELARINSLHASAFSNVAWLPALVPSSCLGMYCSSPSACFVASDGQSLRLYQAVIEAKKLLSELSNPEIAKSVGEVFNIISQQSTAKPGCIIELDTITDFQGKETQLLHVFEEDLILGSERPQASLQPPASDSVFCARFFLVVVELTQTGKSLLHMWHLQLDALPVTMEEAPAPGSSPQKGSFSFSPPAARGRRPCCTSNLQSARRLSLSTQRLCSQDVSLPPGIQVLTATPSAGHLSASSLQPAGRAPYLIATSCSDNQVRFWRCSVTGAEPLASPDLTYQWEEWPLLVEEGLANSSAVSVSGRPVEVSCCHTSRLAVAYRHTPSSPPPSTSSPYAILSHAPNPSSNPHLCLNLTSDRSPSPYPSPNSDLSRSLNPSLRAPLVHVEIFQCESTGGSQWVLEQTLTLEDSDHTPSNNNILINNTIHVPPDSPPDLPPPDLAPSCQEGLGGGPLVHLDWVSREDGSHILTVGVGSRLYMYGLLSGKPPELGLSGADRPSHSPARMVLLRSVELVSSVEGSLPVPVCLSWVRDGILVVGMDCEMHVYSQWQPPSRPPPAPDARGSSSSIPSTLQQSQEEGLAPPRRALTRSMTSLAQKLSGKKTAYDLPVEMEDCGLFEAAHHLSPTLPQYHPIQLLELMDLGKVHRAKAILSHLVKCIAGEIVALRDSSTSQERRLRSRAISAGGSTARDSRFLSKAESSASDYTEIDSIPPLPLYALLAADQETSSKPDQRGSVSGDSGHGSSQTDAYDELFHAPPGADLDPLDGEGEDAGSKVIDLSRYSPAFFGPEHAQVLSSHLLHSSLPGLTRMEQMSLMALADTIASTSTDLRACQAKSKGGETLDECGLKFLLAVRLHTFLLTSLPPAHRSPLLLQGLSTCHYAWAFHSEAEEELVGLLPGLQRGDPSWAELCSMGLGWWLRSGDKLRRCIEKVAKVSFQRNNDPLDAAVFYLAMKKKAVVWGLYRSQNNSKMTAFFSNNFSEERWRKAALKNAFSLLGKQRFQHAAAFFLLAGSLRDAVEVCVEKLQDLQLALVIARLYESEFETASTYKRILHRHVLGRDTQMAPHPDPFLRSMALWVLEDYSHALETLLEQPASSMGVSSMSPCNPEVFNFYTFLRTHPLLLRRHLGSSERARGGLTAQGRRLDSITLLERKLFFTAAHTHLQAGCPMLALEVLSKMPKAHTRSRVLLSQDHPASGASEPGAGSGEGEASRREQASELDWSQPVVNGTESLSGSLSVSRSESVLSFDWSQPCLAPTEPLDLKWDDDEEEGGGCVEERGDANNTPVVLQDSVSPSTETSVTPDDDDAVVVAASDDILAAQLKFGACLKILTAELRTLASGSELDGGKLRHQLCLWLEREVAALRSVCNYTPCLVLDQDQALEGEGAGGDERGEAGEGRGRTRRLWLQRNQPLLRMFLSYCSLHGSHGGGLASVRMELILLLQESQQDDSVQSAMAPSPHHHSIPLLLACTASAKTVVANPIVHLTNLTHDILHTINALDSPPHPDLVNNEIYVMHSLAASLSACIYQCLCAGHTHSHVNQFTGMVYQSELLCPTAPPRTTSLGGTLLPNTPPAQWPGMASLVRLLSSAGEDVQPSVAVLLCEILSSVFLSLFVHGLATHSSNELFRVLAHPLNSKLWVAVFGGGAMTPALEKASPVGCPPVSPSSEDVDRKRRRFRLLSSRSGSREASDRPGPEREGPGSPPPVAEQQEAAIFKEHFVPPELSIWDFFIAKPFLPPSESRVEYDSEESQDSQEEEDEEEEYDEDTFESSSPLREHSNHNSYSWCLMRLSMVQLVLGNLKSFYPMAGYDLLDLPVASPLCHAVLKTLQRWEQVLLKRLELFGGPPCKYISTPPLDQPPASGPAILRHKALFEPSNTPFRSSHHSALPVRRLWQYLVKQEEIQETFIRNIFTKKRDPSESVEDHSVTCSNTAEEPGHNQIEADQGYPGGKARIIHKESDIITAFAINKANRNCLVVASTHDIQELDVSSILATQILTWVDDEAETEAKGLSNEDFLIIHARDDFNTLHGTTPYTHSSPGTPINMPWLGGLQTGRGAAVLIKRNINNVRRMTSHPTLPYCE